The proteins below come from a single Streptomyces spongiicola genomic window:
- a CDS encoding FAD-binding protein has product MSAERAPATPTEHTAPPAPVTPVTPAPTAGRDGYLPVPVTGWGRTAPSAALLMRPRTHDEAVAAVHHCGSRGAIARGLGRAYGDAAQNAGGAVLDMTGLDRIRTIDAEGGVVVCDAGVSLHRLMEVLLPLGWFVPVTPGTRYVTVGGAVCADIHGKNHHVSGSFSRHVLSLELLTADGEVRTVLPGTELFDATAGGMGLTGVVLSTTLRLHPVQTSLMSVDTERTTDLDDLMARLTTGDDRYRYSVAWIDLLARGAATGRAVLTRGDHAPLDALPARARRRPLEFRPRRLPAPPGPVPGGLLGRTSVSVFNELWYRRAPRARRGRMQGIPAFFHPLDGVPHWNRVYGRGGFVQYQFVVGHGREEALREVVRRVAGRGCPSFLAVLKRFGEGDPGWLSFPMPGWTLALDVPAGLPGLDAFLDGLDQVVADAGGRVYLAKDSRLRPELLTVMYPGLDRFRALRARIDPRGVFVSDLARRLSL; this is encoded by the coding sequence ATGTCTGCCGAGCGCGCCCCCGCCACCCCCACCGAACACACCGCGCCGCCCGCGCCCGTGACGCCCGTGACGCCCGCTCCGACCGCCGGCCGGGACGGCTACCTGCCGGTGCCGGTGACCGGCTGGGGGCGCACCGCGCCCTCCGCCGCGCTGCTGATGCGCCCCCGCACCCACGACGAGGCCGTGGCGGCCGTCCACCACTGCGGCAGCCGGGGTGCGATCGCCCGCGGACTGGGCCGGGCCTACGGCGACGCGGCGCAGAACGCCGGCGGGGCGGTCCTCGACATGACCGGGCTGGACCGCATCCGCACCATCGACGCCGAGGGCGGCGTAGTGGTCTGCGACGCCGGGGTCAGCCTTCACCGGCTGATGGAGGTGCTGCTGCCGCTGGGCTGGTTCGTGCCGGTCACGCCGGGGACCCGCTACGTCACGGTGGGCGGTGCCGTCTGCGCCGACATCCACGGCAAGAACCACCATGTGTCGGGCTCCTTCTCCCGCCACGTCCTGTCGCTGGAGCTGCTGACCGCCGACGGCGAGGTGCGCACGGTACTCCCCGGCACCGAGCTGTTCGACGCGACGGCCGGCGGTATGGGACTGACCGGCGTCGTCCTCTCCACCACGCTCCGGCTGCACCCGGTCCAGACGTCGCTGATGTCGGTGGACACCGAACGCACCACCGATCTGGACGACCTGATGGCCCGTCTGACCACCGGCGACGACCGCTACCGCTACTCGGTCGCGTGGATCGACCTGCTCGCACGCGGGGCGGCCACGGGCCGCGCGGTGCTCACCCGCGGGGACCACGCCCCGCTCGACGCGCTCCCTGCGCGCGCACGGCGCCGGCCGCTGGAGTTCCGCCCCCGCCGGCTCCCCGCACCGCCCGGGCCCGTCCCCGGAGGCCTGCTCGGCCGCACGTCGGTGTCCGTCTTCAACGAACTCTGGTACCGCCGGGCCCCGCGCGCCCGCCGGGGGCGGATGCAGGGCATCCCGGCCTTCTTCCACCCGCTCGACGGCGTCCCCCACTGGAACCGCGTGTACGGCCGGGGGGGCTTCGTCCAGTACCAGTTCGTGGTCGGCCACGGGCGGGAGGAGGCGCTGCGCGAGGTCGTGCGGCGCGTCGCCGGGCGGGGGTGCCCGTCCTTCCTCGCCGTGCTGAAGAGGTTCGGCGAGGGCGACCCGGGCTGGCTGTCGTTCCCGATGCCCGGCTGGACGCTCGCCCTCGACGTACCGGCCGGGCTTCCGGGCCTCGATGCGTTCCTGGACGGGCTCGACCAGGTGGTGGCCGACGCCGGCGGGCGGGTCTACCTGGCCAAGGACTCCCGGCTGCGGCCGGAGTTGCTGACCGTGATGTACCCCGGCCTCGACCGGTTCCGGGCACTGCGCGCACGGATCGACCCGCGCGGGGTGTTCGTGTCCGACCTGGCCCGCCGGCTGTCCCTGTGA
- a CDS encoding decaprenyl-phosphate phosphoribosyltransferase gives MSERSTALLEQPGEPGRPPTSGGGARVRRRLSLPIGLARTARPRQWIKNVLVGAAPAAAGELVSRHTAVQLALVFVLFTAAASAVYLINDALDVEADRAHPLKRLRPVARGDVPVPVAYTAGALLAALSTASAAVLCNAMTAVLLTAYVVMQLAYCVRLKHVLVVDLAIVTTGFLMRAVVGGVALSIPLSRWFLITTGFGALFMVAAKRYSEAVQTEGSGGATRALLSSYSSGYLRFVWQLAAGAAVLGYCLWALEGGGPADGSLLPWRQLSMIAFTLAVLRYAVFADRGAAGAPEDVVLRDRPLAVIGLAWLAIYAMAVADL, from the coding sequence GTGTCTGAGCGCAGCACCGCGCTGCTGGAGCAGCCGGGAGAGCCCGGGCGGCCACCCACGTCCGGCGGGGGCGCCCGGGTACGCCGGCGGCTGAGCCTGCCGATCGGCCTGGCCAGGACCGCAAGACCCCGCCAGTGGATCAAGAACGTGCTGGTCGGGGCGGCTCCCGCCGCGGCCGGCGAGCTGGTGTCCCGGCATACCGCCGTCCAACTCGCGCTCGTCTTCGTCCTGTTCACCGCGGCCGCGTCCGCCGTGTACCTGATCAACGACGCGCTGGACGTGGAAGCCGACCGCGCACACCCCCTGAAGCGCCTGCGCCCGGTAGCCCGCGGGGACGTGCCGGTGCCCGTCGCGTACACCGCCGGGGCGCTGCTCGCCGCGCTGTCGACCGCCTCCGCCGCCGTCCTGTGCAACGCCATGACGGCCGTGCTGCTGACGGCGTACGTGGTGATGCAGCTCGCCTACTGCGTCCGGCTCAAGCACGTCCTCGTGGTCGATCTCGCCATCGTCACCACGGGGTTCCTGATGCGCGCCGTGGTCGGCGGGGTGGCGCTGTCCATTCCGCTCTCCCGCTGGTTCCTGATCACCACCGGCTTCGGAGCGCTGTTCATGGTGGCCGCGAAACGCTACTCCGAGGCCGTCCAGACGGAGGGCTCCGGCGGTGCGACCCGGGCCCTGCTCAGCTCGTACTCGAGCGGCTACCTCCGCTTCGTGTGGCAGCTCGCGGCCGGTGCCGCGGTCCTCGGCTACTGCCTCTGGGCGCTGGAAGGCGGCGGGCCCGCCGACGGTTCGCTACTGCCCTGGCGCCAGCTCTCGATGATCGCCTTCACCCTGGCCGTCCTGCGGTACGCGGTGTTCGCCGACCGGGGCGCCGCGGGCGCCCCCGAGGACGTCGTCCTGCGCGACCGACCGCTCGCCGTCATCGGACTGGCCTGGTTGGCCATCTACGCGATGGCGGTCGCGGACCTCTGA
- a CDS encoding D-alanyl-D-alanine carboxypeptidase family protein: MSASRRTAWAVAVALLPALTAAPAAAAAEAGTTDEKAPKPPAVMSTVGGAQLGRPGTQVRLAAGAPVLPKDVTGRSWIVADAESGEVLAAHNAHWRLPPASTLKMLFADTVLPKLPREQQHTVTRGELGGVGVGSSLVGIKEDQTYSVHDLWLGVFLRSGNDAVHVLSAMNGGIPRTVREMQEHAEELQALDTRVVTPDGYDEQGQVSSAYDLTLIARSGLQKKDFREYCATARAQFPGEQKPGKKRESFQIQNTNRLLTGDFGVAPYQGMAGVKNGTTTMAGSTFTGVAERDGKVLLVTVMNPSSKEGHAVYKETARLLDWGFAAAGKVEPVGELVPPRSADTGSSGDSDGGARGDADESAPGGGQSGKEPYGPDEASAASRGGTTGAGVAVSVAIVVLVLLAVAGFLVNRRWPLPDPARRRPRR; encoded by the coding sequence GTGTCTGCTTCGAGGAGAACCGCATGGGCGGTCGCCGTCGCGTTGCTGCCCGCGCTCACCGCCGCACCCGCGGCCGCCGCGGCCGAGGCCGGCACGACGGACGAGAAGGCCCCCAAGCCCCCGGCGGTGATGTCCACCGTCGGCGGCGCCCAGCTCGGCAGGCCCGGCACCCAGGTCAGGCTGGCGGCGGGCGCCCCCGTCCTCCCCAAGGACGTCACGGGCCGTTCCTGGATCGTCGCGGACGCCGAGAGCGGCGAGGTGCTGGCCGCGCACAACGCGCACTGGCGGCTGCCTCCCGCCTCCACGCTGAAGATGCTCTTCGCGGACACGGTGCTGCCCAAGCTGCCCAGGGAGCAGCAGCACACGGTCACCCGCGGCGAACTCGGCGGTGTCGGCGTGGGCAGCAGCCTCGTCGGCATCAAGGAGGACCAGACCTACTCCGTCCACGACCTCTGGCTCGGCGTGTTCCTCCGCTCGGGGAACGACGCGGTCCACGTGCTGTCCGCGATGAACGGCGGCATCCCGCGGACCGTGCGGGAGATGCAGGAGCACGCGGAGGAGTTGCAGGCCCTCGACACCCGGGTCGTCACGCCGGACGGGTACGACGAGCAGGGCCAGGTGTCGAGCGCGTACGACCTGACGCTGATCGCCCGGAGCGGTCTGCAGAAGAAGGACTTCCGGGAGTACTGCGCGACCGCCCGCGCGCAGTTCCCCGGTGAGCAGAAGCCCGGCAAGAAGCGCGAGTCGTTCCAGATCCAGAACACCAACCGGCTGCTCACCGGCGACTTCGGCGTCGCCCCCTACCAGGGCATGGCGGGGGTGAAGAACGGCACCACCACGATGGCCGGCTCCACCTTCACCGGGGTGGCCGAGCGCGACGGCAAGGTGCTGCTGGTCACCGTGATGAACCCGTCGTCGAAGGAGGGCCACGCGGTCTACAAGGAGACCGCGCGCCTGCTCGACTGGGGCTTCGCGGCGGCCGGGAAGGTGGAGCCGGTCGGCGAGCTGGTGCCCCCCAGGTCGGCGGACACGGGCTCATCGGGCGACTCCGACGGCGGTGCGAGGGGTGATGCGGACGAGTCGGCTCCGGGTGGCGGGCAGAGCGGGAAGGAGCCGTACGGCCCGGACGAGGCGTCCGCCGCGAGCCGGGGCGGGACCACCGGCGCGGGCGTGGCGGTCTCGGTGGCCATCGTCGTGCTGGTGCTGCTCGCGGTGGCCGGGTTCCTGGTCAACCGGCGGTGGCCGCTGCCCGATCCGGCCCGTCGCCGGCCGCGTCGCTGA
- a CDS encoding thiol-disulfide oxidoreductase DCC family protein has product MQRLTVLYDAQCPLCVHLRHWLLRQRQLVPLDLVPAASAEARRRFPDLDHGSTLREITVIGDRGQVYRSAAAWIVCLWALAEHRPRAHWLSTPAGQPFARVAVLAAAKYREFTAAPCEGRCEVPAPPG; this is encoded by the coding sequence GTGCAGCGGCTGACGGTGCTCTACGACGCGCAGTGCCCGCTCTGCGTCCATCTGCGCCACTGGCTGCTGCGACAGCGTCAGCTCGTCCCGCTCGACCTCGTCCCGGCGGCCTCCGCGGAGGCCAGGCGCCGCTTCCCGGACCTCGACCACGGGAGCACCCTGCGGGAGATCACCGTGATCGGCGACCGGGGCCAGGTGTACCGGTCCGCCGCCGCGTGGATCGTCTGCCTCTGGGCGCTGGCCGAGCACCGGCCCAGGGCGCACTGGCTGAGCACCCCCGCCGGGCAGCCGTTCGCCAGGGTGGCGGTCCTCGCCGCGGCGAAGTACCGCGAGTTCACGGCCGCCCCCTGCGAAGGGCGGTGCGAGGTACCGGCACCGCCCGGCTAG
- a CDS encoding metallophosphoesterase → MLVVLLVIAAVLTLLVAVHWYVWRRLVRDTTAGPGAARRAGTAAVIVLPLLTVGAFTVGRADAPFWLKQTFAWPGYFWLAMLLYLTLALFAGEAVRPLLRRALDRRAARRPAAPGEPLAAGAEADAPPADALAADGAAAGAVPPTHGRPPAPSGGGAPSGDAVAVSPAGSPTSAQTSQTSAQGAVEASAQGAVKGAVEASAPGSGQEAATTAVATPAVESPGAAGRAAGPAPATAEVPAAAEAPGAPVTADVSPADGRPAGGVTRRLFVARVVGGAAAAAAAGTVGYGTYGVLRGPSVKRVTVPLARLPRAAHGYRIAVVSDIHIGPVLGRAHTQRIVDAINATQPDLVAVVGDLVDGSVADLGSAAEPLARLRARDGSFFVTGNHEYFSGADAWVDHVRELGLTPLRNDRVEIGGFDLAGVDDVAGEREGQGPDFARALGDRDRARAAVLLAHQPVVIHEAVRHGVDLQLSGHTHGGQLWPANYLAAMANPTLAGLERYGDTQLYVSRGAGAWGPPVRVGAPSDITVVELASRDT, encoded by the coding sequence GTGCTGGTCGTCCTGCTTGTGATCGCTGCCGTCCTCACCCTGCTGGTGGCGGTGCACTGGTACGTATGGCGGCGCCTGGTCCGCGACACCACGGCGGGGCCCGGTGCGGCACGCCGCGCGGGCACTGCCGCCGTGATCGTGCTGCCGCTGCTCACCGTCGGCGCGTTCACCGTCGGCCGGGCCGACGCACCCTTCTGGCTCAAGCAGACCTTCGCATGGCCGGGCTACTTCTGGCTGGCCATGCTGCTCTACCTGACGCTCGCCCTGTTCGCGGGCGAGGCGGTACGCCCCCTCCTGCGCCGCGCCCTGGACCGCCGGGCGGCGCGCCGCCCGGCGGCTCCCGGGGAGCCCCTCGCCGCCGGTGCGGAGGCGGACGCGCCTCCGGCGGACGCGCTTGCGGCGGACGGAGCAGCCGCCGGGGCGGTTCCGCCCACCCACGGCCGGCCGCCCGCCCCGTCGGGTGGCGGCGCACCGTCCGGGGACGCCGTCGCGGTCTCCCCGGCCGGCTCCCCGACGTCCGCTCAGACGTCGCAGACGTCCGCACAGGGGGCCGTGGAGGCGTCCGCGCAGGGGGCCGTGAAGGGGGCCGTGGAGGCGTCCGCGCCCGGCTCCGGTCAGGAAGCCGCGACGACCGCGGTCGCCACGCCGGCCGTGGAGAGCCCCGGCGCCGCCGGGCGCGCCGCCGGGCCGGCCCCCGCGACGGCCGAGGTCCCCGCGGCGGCCGAGGCCCCCGGCGCACCGGTGACGGCGGACGTCTCGCCTGCGGACGGGCGCCCGGCGGGCGGTGTGACGCGCAGGCTGTTCGTCGCGCGGGTCGTCGGAGGGGCGGCCGCTGCCGCCGCCGCGGGGACGGTTGGCTACGGGACGTACGGCGTCCTCCGCGGACCGAGCGTCAAGCGGGTCACCGTGCCGCTGGCGAGGCTCCCGCGCGCCGCGCACGGCTACCGGATCGCGGTCGTCAGCGACATCCACATCGGGCCGGTCCTGGGCCGCGCCCACACGCAGCGGATCGTCGACGCGATCAACGCCACGCAGCCCGACCTCGTCGCCGTCGTCGGCGACCTCGTGGACGGCAGCGTGGCGGACCTCGGCAGCGCCGCCGAACCCCTCGCCCGGCTCCGTGCGCGCGACGGCTCGTTCTTCGTCACGGGCAACCACGAGTACTTCTCCGGCGCCGACGCCTGGGTCGACCATGTGCGCGAACTCGGTCTGACCCCGCTGCGCAACGACCGTGTGGAGATCGGCGGTTTCGACCTCGCCGGGGTCGACGACGTGGCGGGCGAGCGGGAGGGCCAGGGGCCGGACTTCGCACGGGCGCTCGGCGACCGGGACCGCGCCCGCGCCGCCGTGCTCCTCGCCCACCAGCCGGTCGTCATCCACGAGGCGGTACGCCACGGAGTGGACCTCCAGTTGTCCGGTCACACCCACGGCGGTCAGCTCTGGCCCGCCAACTACCTGGCGGCCATGGCCAATCCGACCCTCGCCGGCCTGGAGCGGTACGGCGACACCCAGCTCTACGTCTCGCGCGGCGCCGGGGCCTGGGGCCCGCCGGTGCGGGTAGGTGCCCCGTCCGACATCACCGTGGTGGAACTCGCCTCCCGCGACACCTGA
- a CDS encoding SCO4848 family membrane protein, whose product MKLSRPVSWFLLAFGVWSWVIWVTFVRNLWQDASGLAFDDAGDPTAYFWVHLLLAVTSLLLGTAIGAIGFRGVRALRRDRG is encoded by the coding sequence ATGAAGCTCAGTCGCCCCGTCTCCTGGTTCCTGCTCGCGTTCGGGGTGTGGAGCTGGGTCATCTGGGTCACTTTCGTGAGGAACCTGTGGCAGGACGCCAGCGGGCTCGCCTTCGACGACGCCGGTGACCCGACCGCGTACTTCTGGGTCCATCTGCTGCTCGCCGTCACGTCCTTGCTCCTGGGGACGGCGATCGGCGCGATCGGGTTCCGTGGCGTACGCGCCCTGCGCCGCGACCGTGGATAA
- a CDS encoding TetR family transcriptional regulator — MNDATDEKQGRAAKPAKSEQTRTLILETALRLFQERGYDRTTMRAIAQEAGVSVGNAYYYFSSKEHLVQGFYDRIAEQHQAAVAEVLDGGEKDLARRIRGVLLGWLDIAEPYHEFASQFFKNAADPDSPLSPFSPESEGPREAAVDVHRRVLSGAAVKVDPELADALPRLLWLQQMGLVLFWVYDRSEGCANSRRLVERLAPVTARAISLSRFRVLRPLVQETHELLRDFMPTAAGMAASGKPGRAADRSSSAPPGGRGGYGGGYGGDTGAGPGAGGRERRERGTTA, encoded by the coding sequence GTGAACGACGCGACGGACGAGAAGCAGGGCCGCGCCGCGAAGCCCGCGAAGAGCGAGCAGACCCGCACCCTCATCCTCGAGACCGCACTCCGGCTCTTCCAGGAACGCGGCTACGACAGGACGACGATGCGGGCCATCGCCCAGGAGGCCGGGGTCTCCGTGGGCAACGCCTACTACTACTTCTCCTCCAAGGAACACCTCGTCCAGGGCTTCTACGACCGGATCGCCGAACAGCACCAGGCGGCCGTCGCGGAGGTCCTGGACGGCGGCGAGAAGGACCTCGCGAGGCGCATCCGCGGGGTCCTGCTCGGCTGGCTGGACATCGCCGAGCCGTACCACGAGTTCGCGTCCCAGTTCTTCAAGAACGCGGCCGACCCGGACAGCCCGCTCAGCCCCTTCTCACCCGAGTCGGAGGGGCCGCGGGAGGCGGCCGTCGACGTCCACCGGCGGGTGCTGTCCGGGGCCGCCGTCAAGGTCGACCCCGAACTCGCCGACGCGCTGCCGCGGCTGCTCTGGCTCCAGCAGATGGGGCTCGTGCTGTTCTGGGTGTACGACCGCTCCGAGGGCTGCGCCAACAGCCGCCGCCTCGTGGAGCGGCTCGCGCCGGTCACCGCCCGGGCGATCTCGCTCTCCCGGTTCCGTGTCCTGCGCCCCCTCGTGCAGGAGACCCACGAGCTGCTCAGGGACTTCATGCCGACGGCCGCGGGGATGGCCGCCTCGGGCAAGCCCGGGCGGGCGGCGGACCGCAGCTCCTCGGCCCCGCCGGGTGGCAGGGGCGGCTACGGAGGCGGCTACGGAGGCGACACGGGCGCCGGCCCGGGCGCCGGCGGCCGCGAACGCCGGGAGCGCGGCACCACGGCATGA
- a CDS encoding cytochrome P450 family protein translates to MTQSSAERIALDPFVTDLEAESALLRAAGPLAGVELPGGVPVWAVTHHAEARRLLTDPRLVKDIEVWGAWRRGEIPADWPLIGLANPGRSMLTVDGADHRRLRTLVAQALTPRRVELLRDRVGEMTEELLDGLASHGPGDVVDLKAEFAYPLPMNVVSELMGIAREDHPRLKVLFDRFFSTQTPPEEVVATLSELGGMMSRIVEARRAEPGDDLTSALIQASEDGDRLTDEEIVNTLQLMIAAGHETTISLIVNAVVNLSTHPEQLALVRSGEVGWDAVVEETLRWSTPTSHVLIRFATEDVPVGDRVIPAGDALIVSYAAIGRDEQAHGPTAGVFDITRSPNRHIAFGHGPHVCPGAALSRLEAGVALPALYARFPELRLAVHPKELRNKPVVTQNDLYELPVHLV, encoded by the coding sequence ATGACCCAGAGCAGCGCCGAACGCATCGCCCTCGACCCCTTCGTCACCGACCTGGAGGCGGAGAGCGCCCTGCTGCGTGCCGCAGGGCCGCTCGCCGGGGTGGAACTCCCCGGCGGGGTCCCCGTCTGGGCGGTCACGCACCACGCCGAGGCGCGCCGCCTCCTCACCGACCCCCGGCTGGTCAAGGACATCGAGGTCTGGGGGGCGTGGCGGCGCGGCGAGATACCCGCGGACTGGCCGCTGATCGGCCTGGCCAACCCGGGCCGCTCCATGCTCACCGTGGACGGAGCGGACCACCGGCGGCTGCGGACCCTGGTGGCCCAGGCCCTCACCCCCCGCCGGGTGGAGCTGCTGCGCGACCGCGTCGGCGAAATGACGGAGGAGCTGCTCGACGGGCTGGCCTCCCACGGCCCCGGTGACGTCGTCGACCTGAAGGCCGAGTTCGCCTATCCGCTGCCGATGAACGTCGTCAGCGAACTGATGGGCATCGCCCGCGAGGACCACCCCCGGCTCAAGGTGCTCTTCGACCGCTTCTTCTCCACCCAGACGCCTCCGGAAGAGGTGGTCGCCACCCTCAGCGAGCTGGGCGGGATGATGAGCCGGATCGTCGAAGCCCGCCGCGCCGAACCCGGCGACGACCTCACCAGCGCCCTGATCCAGGCCTCGGAGGACGGCGACCGGCTGACCGACGAGGAGATCGTCAACACCCTCCAGCTGATGATCGCCGCCGGTCACGAGACCACCATCTCGCTGATCGTGAACGCCGTGGTCAACCTCTCCACCCACCCCGAGCAGCTCGCGCTCGTCCGCTCCGGCGAGGTGGGCTGGGACGCGGTGGTCGAGGAGACGCTCCGCTGGTCCACCCCCACCTCGCACGTCCTGATCCGGTTCGCCACCGAGGACGTGCCGGTCGGCGACCGGGTGATCCCCGCGGGGGACGCCCTGATCGTCTCCTACGCGGCGATCGGCCGCGACGAGCAGGCGCACGGCCCCACGGCCGGGGTCTTCGACATCACCCGCTCGCCCAACCGGCACATCGCCTTCGGCCACGGCCCGCATGTCTGCCCCGGCGCCGCGCTGTCCCGGCTTGAGGCGGGGGTGGCGCTGCCCGCGCTCTACGCGCGATTCCCCGAACTGAGGCTGGCCGTGCACCCCAAGGAGCTGCGCAACAAGCCCGTCGTCACCCAGAACGACCTGTACGAACTTCCGGTCCACCTGGTCTGA
- a CDS encoding decaprenylphospho-beta-D-erythro-pentofuranosid-2-ulose 2-reductase produces the protein MKDAFGTPQTLLVLGGTSEIGLATARRLVARRARTVWLAGRPSPSLDSAADGLRELGADVRTVPFDALDPSGHEELLGKVFAEGDIDMVLLAFGVLGDQAHDEARPLAAVRVAQTNYTGAVSSGLICAGALQAQGHGSLVVLSSVAGERARRANFIYGSSKAGLDAFAQGLGDALHGTGVHVMVVRPGFVRSRMTAGMAEAPLATTPDQVARAIERGLRRRSETVWVPGVLRVVMSALRHVPRPLFRRLPV, from the coding sequence ATGAAGGACGCATTCGGCACTCCCCAGACCCTGCTCGTCCTCGGCGGCACGTCCGAGATCGGCCTGGCCACGGCCCGTAGGCTGGTGGCCCGCCGCGCCCGCACGGTCTGGCTCGCCGGCCGCCCCTCCCCCTCGCTGGACTCAGCCGCCGACGGACTGCGCGAACTCGGTGCCGACGTGCGCACCGTGCCCTTCGACGCCCTGGACCCGTCCGGGCACGAGGAACTCCTCGGCAAGGTGTTCGCGGAGGGGGACATCGACATGGTGCTGCTCGCCTTCGGTGTGCTGGGCGACCAGGCGCACGACGAGGCCAGGCCGCTCGCCGCGGTCCGCGTCGCCCAGACCAACTACACCGGTGCGGTGTCCTCCGGGCTGATCTGCGCCGGTGCGCTGCAGGCACAGGGGCACGGCTCACTCGTCGTGCTGTCGTCGGTGGCGGGCGAGCGGGCCCGGCGGGCCAACTTCATCTACGGTTCGAGCAAGGCCGGGCTCGACGCCTTCGCCCAGGGACTCGGTGACGCCCTGCACGGCACGGGGGTGCACGTGATGGTCGTCAGACCGGGCTTCGTGCGGTCGAGGATGACGGCGGGGATGGCGGAGGCACCGCTGGCGACGACGCCCGACCAGGTGGCGCGGGCGATCGAGAGGGGGCTGCGGCGGCGCTCCGAGACCGTGTGGGTTCCGGGGGTGCTGCGGGTGGTGATGTCGGCGCTGCGGCACGTCCCCCGCCCGCTGTTCCGCCGCCTCCCGGTCTGA
- a CDS encoding YihY/virulence factor BrkB family protein, which yields MDWLTRLPVIGPHVRRLMRTHAWRSYETLEEARWTRLAAAITFISFLALFPLITVAAAIGAALLSQEQLRALQDKLTEQVPGISDQLDLGALVDNAGTVGLIAGALLLLAGIGWVGSLRECLRVVWGLDDKEQGNPVARKGKDAVVLLGLGGVGLASATASALGSSAVGWTADRVGIGGGGAGGVLLQTAAVAVAVVAGFLMLLYVLTLLPGVHPPRRRLIVAALIGAVGFEMLKLLLSGYISGVAANSMYGAFGVPVALLLWINFTARLLLYCAAWTATGSGSDAERPVSDAAGDGPDRAAATAG from the coding sequence ATGGACTGGCTGACCCGGCTTCCCGTCATCGGACCGCATGTGCGGCGCCTGATGCGGACGCACGCATGGCGTTCGTACGAAACCCTCGAGGAGGCGCGCTGGACCCGGCTGGCCGCGGCGATCACGTTCATCAGCTTCCTCGCGCTGTTCCCGCTGATCACCGTCGCCGCCGCGATCGGCGCGGCGCTGCTCAGCCAGGAGCAGCTGCGGGCGCTTCAGGACAAGCTCACCGAGCAGGTGCCGGGCATCTCCGACCAGCTCGACCTCGGAGCGCTGGTGGACAACGCCGGCACCGTCGGTCTGATCGCCGGTGCGCTGCTGCTGCTCGCCGGTATCGGCTGGGTCGGCTCGCTTCGGGAGTGCCTGCGGGTCGTCTGGGGTCTCGACGACAAGGAGCAGGGCAACCCGGTCGCCCGCAAGGGCAAGGACGCCGTGGTCCTGCTCGGCCTGGGGGGCGTGGGGCTCGCCTCGGCCACCGCGTCGGCGCTCGGCTCCAGCGCCGTCGGCTGGACCGCTGACCGGGTCGGCATCGGCGGCGGCGGGGCCGGCGGGGTACTGCTCCAGACCGCCGCCGTCGCCGTCGCCGTCGTCGCCGGCTTCCTGATGCTGCTGTACGTGCTGACACTGCTGCCCGGCGTCCATCCGCCGCGCCGGCGGCTGATCGTGGCCGCGCTGATCGGGGCCGTCGGCTTCGAGATGCTGAAGCTGCTGCTCAGCGGCTATATCTCCGGTGTGGCGGCGAACTCGATGTACGGCGCGTTCGGGGTACCCGTCGCCCTGCTGCTGTGGATCAACTTCACGGCCAGGCTGCTGCTGTACTGCGCGGCGTGGACGGCGACGGGCAGCGGCTCGGACGCGGAGCGGCCCGTCAGCGACGCGGCCGGCGACGGGCCGGATCGGGCAGCGGCCACCGCCGGTTGA